Sequence from the Candoia aspera isolate rCanAsp1 chromosome 7, rCanAsp1.hap2, whole genome shotgun sequence genome:
TAAACAAGGCTGGTATACCAGTCTTAAatacatttattcagaaataattttcaGCAGAACTAATTCCTCAGTACACTTAGAAGAGTAATGTTGGTTATAGTTAAAGCACAACCCAGATATTGGGCTCAGGATATTCCTGAGATGTACATGCATTTTGCTTGAGAAGAGGAAACTCATTAGAATATGCAACTTTCTATATAAGagcccccctttgggggagatgggcagtgacagaaatttgaaatataaataaacaaacaaacaaactttataaAAGGTTGAAAATATAGGAATTCTGCAAATAGAATAAGCTACATGAACAcattaacaaaaagaaaacaatcaaggAAAAATTACCCCATGATCAGGGGAAAAACCTGACAGACAAGTCTACTGTGCTAGTAAATATTGTTGTTCTGATACTAGAAAAACTTTACACCATAGCAACCCTATAATGTATATTCCTCAAGGAGTCACATATTATACATTTTTGTTatatttgcatattatatttaAAGTGAACTGATAAActcctaaagaaaaaagaagggaaactgGTAGAGTAAATCATACTATATGGCTTTGTGTTGGGATTGCGGTATAGAAGATGGAAGGACACAATTCCCTGGTTCATTTTTGGATGTGAACATATTATGCATTTTAGCAGGGTGCCACATCTGTTCGTGCCAGGTGACCAAAGTACTGCCTAAATAGCTGAGTATTCATCTTCCAGTAGAACCTGTTAGAAATAATCATTAGGTGTAAGTACTTAATGGATAATGGAATGCTGCGAAGCAGGAACACAATTAATCAAatcaactggggaaaaaaaacatggcagTACCATAGTACTAAAGTAAAATGAATGTGATGGCAGTACTAACAAAATTCTTGGAGACTAAACTCAATTGACCAAAATGCATCTAGCAAATAAATGCTTAGTACTTTTTCACCTTTCATCTTcagattctttttctttgctgattGGCTGATATCTAGTCCACTCAACTGAGTGAGAGGAAAGAATAAACAAGACACATTATAACCATCTAAATCATTCAAAACCCCATTATTATCTGGAGAAAATAGAAATGAGATTCAATGTGTGTCTATGCATGTGTAACATTAGGTCTAAATTTTATTTGATGCAGTATGTTATGATGGGATCTCTTCATTTTTTTAGGCTTAAGATACATAATGAGAAAGCAAATAGAATCAGGACAACAACACATTCCATTTTCCCCAACTGAAATTTTCTCCCAAAGTTGCTGATTACCAGTTAATAAGGTGGGGAAGTTACAGTGATTCACTACAGATATTTGCCATTTCCACCCAGAAGGATTAATAGTAAATCAGAAAGGAAGAATTATTAAATATCTTCTTCCCCAGTGTAGCTGATCTGGGTCAACTCTTATCCCTACATTGTTGTCTTCTCCGCCTTCAACATGCACCAACACTGCATATCTTGATATATAAAGTTAAATCTTGAGAACTAAAAAGAACCTTGGGTTGAATTCCACATAATCAACTGTATGGTATATGAATTTTAAAACTGCTTTCTCTTagaggttccagaaaaaatagcaATATATTAAATTGTGTATTAAAATAATCTCCTAAAGCTGACAGAGATTCACTACCCCTTTTAAAACTACTGATGAAGCAGCAACTTCAGCCACAATATTTCTCAGTTCTCCCTTTCCCTAATTCTCACCTAGCTGTGGGTAGGCAATTGTTTGATACCTAGCAGCTATTGCAACCTACCCCAAAGGAGAAATCTTCAAGTTGTTAGACTATTACTTTTTTTATCTTCAGCCAAGCCAAGCAGCTATGCAGGTTGGGAATTGTAGGAGTTGAACCCTGACATTTGGGGAGTGATCCCAGTGGCTATAGCTGTTCTACTGTTTTAGGATGATCAGCATTTCATGCTGCTTTTGAGAAGTAAGCAactcacaatataaaaacaaaagacagtaagaaataataaaataaaataaaataaaaagaaatgcaacagaGGAAATTACAGATTAGCAATCTGGACACTAACCTCAACACAGATTCAACCGATTTCTGACTTCAGATTTAGAAGTTTCATCCATTAATCTGCATAATACCACAAGGTCCACCAAGTATGAAATAGTGGCATCAAGGTGGAGCTAAATGGAAAATGCTAGTACAAGGGGCATCAACACTAGAATAGAACATGGATTCTAACAGCTAAATTAGAGGGGAGAGCTTTTCAATGTTGATACTCTCAATTAGGAGTAAAATAAATCCTTCTGCAAATCCTGATCCACCTTCTTCCTACCTTCTGCTATTGCATTTCCATTTCACTGAGAAATTTGCAAGACAACTACCTTCTCCAACTTGTACTTTCCAGATGAGTATAACAAACTTTCCCAACTTCATACTGTCATGCTGGGTTTAGATTATAGAGCTGGAGACACGTGCATCTGGAGAGCACAAAGCTGATGAAGGCTGAGTTATGACAGTCCTGTTAAGAAAAATACGTATCACTAAAGGAAAAAATGAGGGCCCTTTCCTACACATACTGTACTTGATGCTCTACTTGGTAGTACATATGGCATTACTGAGAAAATTTTTATCATACTAAGTGCTCATGAGTGTACACTGAGAAGGCAGATGCTTCTAAAATGTGTGGGACAAAGCTCTAATACACTATATTGTTCTAAGTATGCATTCTGTTGTAGTCTGAAAGTATCATACTGTAGTGTTAGTTGATGGAAGACTTGTACATAAATAAATGGAAGACCTGTACATCAACAAATACATGTGAACTCCTTGGGAAATTCTAACAACTATGATCGGCAAACTCACAATCTACACTCTCTGATATCTTTGTTCCACCCATGCCTCTCGCATGAGTATCTTCAAGCCACATAACAAGAATACAAAACCTAGGGTGGAAAATGGAAATAGCTAAAAGAGTGCTAAAATTTAGCAAAACTAGAGGCCAAACCAAGACTCCAGGAAATTGCTATGTGGACATGCCAATAGCTCCAGGGTCTACATTGGGACTGGATGACAATCTTGCAGCCAACTTCCTTCCCTGATTTGTATATTTCAGCCATTTTCTAGTACTCATTTCAGTGAAAACATTCCTATAGCCTCCAAATATTGTTGTGAAATTGTTGTGAAACTAGCTGTTTTACCACATCTAAACAAATATTTTCCTCGAACTtggttaatatttaaaaaatatctagttttgtttttctgaCCAAATGTAGAATAGAAAGTATTTATCAAAAAATGTAAAGTGGCAGTGGAAAAATAACACttgttttttctaaaataaaaagtttctgtgaattttaaaaattgcgcTGTATCCAGTGGCAACTTTGCACTATAGGAAAATAATGTTTGTATAAACCAGCACCCTAGTTTGTCTCTGATCTGTCTTATCCACTGTAGCATCCTAAGCTCTCCCAAAGTTAATGGGGGGAGTCTTTGGAGCAGTAGGAATATGACATGGAAAGCCACAATGGATAATGAAGATCACTGGAAACTTTTTTCAGTAGCTCAAGGCGTTATTAGCTACAACCCACTGATTTTATCAGTAACGTTATCAGTGTATGTTGAGTCCTTTTCAGTGCTGAAATCTGTTAGTACACATGCAGTTTTGGGAAATCAATTATATTTCTTGCACAATGTCTATAATTGGGTACCAAATGGTTAATAAGTGAAGACCAATAAAATTTGGTACGTACAGTGTCCCACATCTTTTCCTTACATCAGTGAGGCAACCCTACTGCATTCAAACTATTTAAGGAAGCTTTTGAAACCTAAATACAACTAGATAAGTGGATTCCAATATAAAATGCCACAACTGAACCTTCCAAATGACATGACATGATTGAACACAATTTGTAGACCATTGAATAAAACTAGCAGACATCAAATGCTACCAAAACTGAACTGGTTCATAGGAACCTTTTCCACCTATAATTGGAATCCAAAAATCATGGGCAAATTATAACCACTATGGCTATTTTTTTATAGAAAGGTGAATCTAAATAGCAAACTGAATATACTATAACAATTATGTATGACTGAAGGGAGATTTTGGAACTCACGTTTTCTTTTCCTCACTGTTCTTTTTTTAGCTGTATTTGGCTTCTCTGTATTACATCTATGTGGCCCTGGAGGAAGAGTCTGAACGGAATAAGGACAACCCAGTCTACACTCCTGTTTATTTCCCCAATGAATTGAATCGCACAGCTGCACTGGAAGAAGACCTGGAATATTTCTATGGTTCTGCATGGAAGAAGGACATCCAGTGTCATGAGGCAACTCAGAAATATGTGGATAGGCTACATCATGTAGGCCAGTATGAACCTGAACTTTTAGTGGCCCATGCTTATACCCGATACTTGGGAGATCTGTCTGGTGGCCAGATTCTGAAGAAGATTGCCCAGAAATCACTCAGTCTGCCCAATACTGGAAAAGGACTGTCCTTCTTCAATTTCTCTGGAATCACCAACATTAGCAAATTCAAACAGCTTTATAGAGCTCGGATGAACAGCATCCCCATGGATTCTGCTACTAAAGAGAGAATCGTTGAAGAGGCCAGAAAATCTTTTCTGTTGAATATTGAAGTGAGTAATTAGTCACCTATATTTTGTTCTCACAAGCCCAAGAAATGAGTAATTTTAAGAAGTACATTGACCATGACAATTCTCCTACTTAAACATTAATTGCTGTTGTATTTGGggtattttatttctcaaatttttgctaccgcccatcttgtgacagaatgctggaaagcgtttggcccaagagatcagaaaaatcacacaccaggcatttctataaaaataaatgaatttacagaaagcacaaaaatgtattttacaagctgtgcattcatacacgcactcagagagcacagggaagagaggctgtgtgtagaaaggaggaaactgaaactaaaacaagtccaggcaaggttcctcccccaggcaatgcagcttttaacacccaaattgaggacaattaaattcgacctcttcaccctgccgatacttaaggaagtactcaattaccatggtgacattaatttctgtagcagaaaacaatataccaacacatCTCCCCCCCAAGAGGGATTGtgagcggtttacaacaagttaatcaattaaacattaaaaacagtaatcataaatagtacaaaaatatagtacaatacaatataaaactattgaatattgaaatatttatttaattttttaatcccaccttttattatttttattttttgaaataaaataactgaaatatCACCTTCTTTATCAGCAGGGGAACAATCAATAACAACAGGGTGAATGATGCTTTGATTTTCACAGATCTTTTCCTTAGGCTTAATAATgaacaaaaacataataaaaaactaaaaatgatCATGATGCTGGAGTTGGGTATGGCAGAAATAAGTTTGTTGCATCTTAAAAGCTTaagatgcttttaaaatgcttttataattaaccctaaccctcccaaaaaatcaaacaaactgatCTATTTGAATCAAACAGTCCAAATAATAATAGCTAATTACCATATTACCATGTTCTTAAAATGCTGTGGCAGGTCCCCTGAAAACTAATTTGGTTAATTTGTTCCAAGTGAGGAACTCcccttttgaaaataaagatggagGTATTAAAATCTATCAAAAATGGTTGTTTCTTGAGATCTGTGGGTAGGCAATTGTTTGATTACCTTCTCTCTTCATTTAACTTCAGCCTGGTTTCTTTCCCTATATTTATATACCATTTTATATCAATTGAAAATTACTAAGATACTATCAGACTAGTATACTTCAAAAAATATTGCATTATTAAGATACTATCAGACTATTAACAGTATCTTAACTATTAAGTCTGATAGTATCTTGCATTATTAAGATACTATCAGACTATCATACTTCAAAGAATATTGCAGAAAAGGACAAAGAAGCTACAGCAGCTCCACTGAGAAAAAGCTGCAGTGTATGTGCCTCTTTATCTCAGAAGGAAAAGTTGAATAGAGGAAACCATGGTACAGGAGGTAGGCCTCTCATGTTAATACTAGAATCTTGGGTCAGCCAATGAAGGGGAAATTTGGAAGATCcaagacagattttaaaaaatacaccccCATATTACATATTGTTAACTGTTGAATTCATTTCTGTAAGGTGTGGTGACGGCCATTAACCTGGACatctttaaaaggggattaggAAAATCGATGGAGGGAAAGTCTATTATTCATTATGGCTATACGTTATCTCCAGTAATAGAGGCACTTAGCAGtacagaatttaaaattaaatgtgtatataattgattgatggtctcatGGTCCAATACTTTTCCCAAACTGATGAAAGTTCAAATCCCACTGtacaaatgaaatattatttatttggttagGAGACATGAGTTGGagccctctttctttctcttctccatgTTACTGGTATTGCAAAGACATTTGCTTTACCTCCAGATGGATAGAGACATATCCACATGAAAGACCAAATTTTCATCTTTGTCTAGGCACTAGATTTGTAGTGTTTTGTATTCATAATGTAAAGCAGATGGCCATGGCTGAACATATTAAATATTCATGTTCTATGTTGCTTCCCATATTAAAAGACCTACTGAAATAGGAGGACTGGAAGATAAGAAGACTTTCTAAATTTCTTAAAATGAGTCTTGCAAAATCTGAATCCATGAACGGAGAAAGAGAATACTTCTCAGCAATTAATCTATTCTGTGATTAATTTTTTCTCAGGTGTTTCAGGAGTTGCAAAGTTTGGTGAATCAAGGCAGGCTTATGCAGGACAATCACCTTGAGAACTCCAAATCAGATTTTCACACAACACGAAACAACAGAACACagagtaagaaattattttaactttcagATTGCTCTTGAAATTGCAATGAGAAGAATAATGATTCCTTCATTTTCactattttttgtaattttttttcttgttgatcaTTATCATGGATGTATCCACAGCAGGATGATTGAAAAATCAGTATATATTGTAAAAATATGCCATCTTGGAGTTATTTTCACAGCTCCCATCTCCACCCACCCTTCCCATATGCATCTTAAGTATCTAAGTTTGGTAATGATTGAGCATTATGTTGGCTGTATGTTAAACATGGATCAATTTCAATTAGGAATATGATAAACAGATAGAAAATTAATTTACAGTTGTACTATAAGTTAAGAAAGATGATTATCAAagaacattttaccatgcatgtcCAAAAATAATCCACATGGAGGAAAACAACAGGGGCATCATGATGTCCTTATGTAAATGACACAACTTGTCAGATGCCATGATGCAATTGAATAATTTCACCATTTCTGTGATGATGTCACGATGCACATATTATCATGTTGATACTATTGTGGCTTGTTATGGACACTATTGTTGAACAGATTTATGCTCATATACAGAGTGCATAACTGTAAGACTACATTTATCTTTTCACAGATATTCTTGCTTACTAGTTGTGTATTCCTTCCTCCCCCTGCCCGCCCCACAAAAAGTAATTCATTTGAAAGCTACAACCACCAAATAGTTACCTACCATGCAATTTAAATCCACACAATTGTAATATAATATCATCGTATTGCTCATTTATTTTGCAGAGTTATTATGCTCTACTTTGCAGAGCTACTATGCTCCATACTATGTCAGGGTATTTAGTGATGCTCTGACGGTGCCTAGAACATTACTTAATGATCTAGAATTACAATCTTTCAAACTGGTTTTCATTCTGAACAACTTCTGTTTTCTTAATACAGATCCCAAGGGAAGCGACAAAGCACAGATGAAGCATACAGGCATACTGCCGGGCACCCCACTCTTGCGTTGGACTCTCGCTCTTTCCCTCTTAGCAACAACAGTTGTTGTGGGCTTGTATGCCATATGAACAGAAAGGAACTTAAGCACTTTTAGTACTATTTGCCTACTCCTGAACTAATACACGTTTTTTTAGTTGAGGATGACAGATTTAGACTGTCTCTCAGACTGGAAGAGCTGAGCCTGGCTATTTCTCTAGTTCTAGGTATTATTGTTACCAACAGTTGTTTGAAGATGTTTGTGTCAAAAACATTTCTCTAAAGACCCTGAAGTGCCACTGTATGGCATGCCTTTAAACCAGTAAGAAGCCATAATAACTTGCCATCTGGGATATGTGAGGAATAAATCATGCTGTGATATTTTGTCCAGTGTTTATTTTGTATGCAGTATAAGTTGTATTGCTTGTTTGTCCTAAAACACAATAGAGTGCTCAAACTATGGCTTTATGCAACACACTTCTATTACTTTAAAACATAGATGTGCCTTAGCAATGAACTTTCAGAAACAGAATAATATACTCTAGTACTTGTACTTTGTCTTTATAAGTTATATGTACTTTCATTAAAGCTCCTTTTGAGTTGACTCAACTGTGTACTTTTTTGTGTTTATCAGATTGTTTGAAGGGTGTTTGCCTTTCCCTGCTGACTTACATAACTGATACTAGGTAGAAGTTGACTGACCAATGCTCTGTCATAAAGCTAATTTATCCCTGTGTAGGCAAGATAATTAAATCATTCAGTACCACAACTATTATAAAATCCTTTAAAAGTCAATATTGAAAACGCCTATATAGGAAAGACACAACATGTGATCCCTATAAAAGCTGTTTATGCTTTTAGAGACCAATAGTACATGCCTATCAAAGATTTATTGCCCCAATGTCCTTGGCTATCTCATGAAGTGTTACTTTATCAAATTTTAGACAGGTTCAGGAAAAATTGCATTTTGTTCTGGTTTAAGTCTAGAATATATTTACacagaaaaatacaataaagtttAAAATACACCAGGTAGGAGCAATTGCTCAGGTATCAAGAACTATATTACTAATATATAGAGAGTTAGAGTTAACCcacaagaatatttttatttcctagaaATAACACTGACATTACTAAAGTCTCACATAGATAACCATACTGATCTCTTCTAGGTTAATTACAAATCAGCATCCTATTCATGCTCACATccattaaaaatgattaaaaggtCCTCTATGGACACAAACATGCAGGGTACAGACATGGAATACTAGTCTTTAATTCTTAACTCCTTTAGCTATTGAGTAGT
This genomic interval carries:
- the HMOX1 gene encoding heme oxygenase 1, with the protein product MAQHTEGKFQDLSEALKESTKDVHEEAENTEFMKIFQKGQVSLHEFKLYLASLYYIYVALEEESERNKDNPVYTPVYFPNELNRTAALEEDLEYFYGSAWKKDIQCHEATQKYVDRLHHVGQYEPELLVAHAYTRYLGDLSGGQILKKIAQKSLSLPNTGKGLSFFNFSGITNISKFKQLYRARMNSIPMDSATKERIVEEARKSFLLNIEVFQELQSLVNQGRLMQDNHLENSKSDFHTTRNNRTQNPKGSDKAQMKHTGILPGTPLLRWTLALSLLATTVVVGLYAI